The Juglans microcarpa x Juglans regia isolate MS1-56 chromosome 2S, Jm3101_v1.0, whole genome shotgun sequence genome has a window encoding:
- the LOC121253438 gene encoding uncharacterized protein LOC121253438 — translation MESSHGRGQAIAKAIRQMTEVLRTQVEQGHNVRQIMPRRVLTPNAKPKTTAKAKVYAITPEEVDQEAYEMANTRLITGMDWLYRYYAQIDHQRQEVVLRLPVRERICYMSKFVRLDLFTITTVQVKKSLVNRDNIYLVIIRDVKEGPEGIEGIAVIEDFPKVLADELLVFPPKRETEFVIELEPATAPVHKAPYRMAPTELKELKVQIEELLAKDSFVVVFLDDILVYSHDEEEHKKHLRIVLETLQEHQLYAKLSKCNFWLRGVKFLGHVISCKGVVVDPAKIDVVTKWQRPTNAHEANIVANAISRKAQTDLPLVLARLRNLMIGDPPRDVMYEIAQEFIAVTEEEILEGQ, via the exons ATGGAATCCTCCCATGGAAGGGGACAGGCCATAGCTAAAGCTATTCGCCAAATGACTGAAGTGCTACGTACTCAGGTGGAACAAGGACATAATGTCAGACAA ATTATGCCTAGAAGAGTGTTGACGCCAAATGCTAAACCCAAGACTACAGCAAAGGCCAAGGTTTATGCTATTACACCAGAAGAAGTAGACCAAGAAGCTTATGAGATGGCAAACACGAGATTGATTACCG gaatggattggttatatAGGTATTATGCCCAGATAGACCATCAGAGGCAGGAAGTAGTGTTAAGGTTACCTGTACGTGAAAGGATTTGCTATATGAGCAAGTTTGTTCGGCTTGATCTGTTTACGATAACGACTGTACAAGTTAAGAAGAGTTTGGTGAACAGGGATAACATCTATCTAGTGATTATAAGGGACGTAAAGGAAGGACCTGAAGGAATCGAAGGAATCGCTGTGATTGAGGATTTTCCTAAGGTTTTGGCCGACGAACTACTTGTATTTCCTCCAAAACGAGAGACAGAATTTGTAATTGAGCTTGAACCGGCCACAGCTCCCGTGCATAAGGCACCCTATCGGATGGCCCCAACAGAATTAAAAGAGCTTAAAGTGCAGATTGAAGAACTTTTAGCAAAGG ATAGCTTTGTAGTGGTATTCTTAGACGACATATTGGTTTACTCTCATGATGAGGAAGAGCATAAGAAGCACTTGAGGATTGTACTGGAAACATTGCAAGAACATCAGTTGTATGCCAAACTTAGTAAGTGCAACTTCTGGCTTCGTGGagtgaaatttttgggacatgtgatttcttGCAAAGGAGTGGTAGTGGATCCTGCTAAGATTGATGTTGTAACGAAATGGCAAAGGCCAACTAATGCTCATGAA GCTAACATTGTAGCTAATGCAATTAGTCGCAAGGCTCAGACAGACTTACCATTGGTTTTAGCAAGATTGAGAAACCTAATGATTGGAGATCCGCCACGAGATGTCATGTATGAAATTGCGCAAGAGTTCATAGCTGtgactgaagaagaaatccTAGAAGGACAGTGA